A window of the Euzebya pacifica genome harbors these coding sequences:
- a CDS encoding IS256 family transposase: protein MTHSQSALSELADALIGTDATLTTSIAEILGTALQELIEAEVSAKIGADHGERTPARSNLRNGHRPKLLSTPAGDVEVGIPKLRKGSFFPELLEPRRRIDKALWAVIMRAYITGTSTRKVDDLVKALGVDSGVSKSTVSRICKLIDDDVAILRGRRLDHQPFPYIWLDATYVHVREHGQVVSKAVVIATGVRADGHREVLGVDIGNSENETFWTEFLRDLVDRGLNGVQLVISDAHAGLRAAIRRVLQGSGWQRCRVHAKRNLLAVANHSQRQLISALISTIFAQPDGDAARAQLRTVCQQLETVAPKVAKRLEAMEDDLLAYAAFPPVHWSKIWSNNPIERLNRELKRRTDVVQIFPDPESVIRLVGALLVEVNEELIAAPRRYMAAVTLEPLLDRSDDQIPSIPAVTN from the coding sequence ATGACCCATAGCCAGTCTGCCCTGTCCGAGCTCGCTGACGCCCTGATCGGGACCGACGCGACGCTCACCACGTCCATCGCCGAGATCCTCGGCACCGCCTTGCAGGAACTGATCGAGGCCGAGGTGTCGGCCAAGATCGGCGCCGACCACGGTGAACGAACCCCAGCCCGCAGCAACCTGCGGAACGGGCATCGGCCCAAACTGCTGTCCACCCCCGCCGGTGATGTCGAGGTCGGCATCCCCAAGCTCCGCAAAGGGTCGTTCTTCCCTGAGCTGCTCGAGCCACGCCGCCGGATCGACAAGGCGCTGTGGGCGGTGATCATGCGGGCCTACATCACCGGCACCTCCACCCGGAAAGTCGATGACCTGGTCAAAGCGCTCGGCGTCGACTCGGGCGTGTCCAAGTCAACGGTGTCGCGAATCTGCAAGCTCATCGATGACGACGTCGCCATCCTTCGAGGCCGCCGGCTTGATCATCAGCCGTTCCCCTACATCTGGCTGGACGCCACCTACGTCCACGTCCGCGAGCACGGCCAGGTCGTCTCCAAAGCCGTCGTGATCGCCACCGGCGTCCGCGCCGACGGGCACCGCGAGGTCCTCGGTGTCGACATCGGCAACAGCGAGAACGAGACGTTTTGGACCGAGTTCCTCCGCGACCTCGTCGACCGCGGCCTGAACGGGGTCCAACTGGTGATCTCCGACGCCCACGCCGGCCTGCGCGCCGCGATCCGACGGGTCCTCCAGGGCTCCGGATGGCAACGATGTCGCGTGCATGCCAAGCGCAACCTGCTCGCCGTCGCCAACCACAGCCAGCGGCAGCTCATCAGCGCGTTGATCTCCACCATCTTCGCCCAGCCCGACGGCGATGCCGCACGCGCCCAGCTCCGCACCGTCTGTCAACAACTCGAGACCGTGGCGCCCAAGGTGGCCAAGCGGCTTGAGGCGATGGAGGATGACCTGCTCGCCTACGCGGCGTTCCCACCCGTGCACTGGTCAAAGATCTGGTCCAACAATCCGATCGAGCGGCTCAACCGTGAGCTCAAGCGCCGCACCGATGTCGTGCAGATCTTCCCCGACCCCGAATCAGTCATCCGGCTCGTCGGCGCGTTGCTGGTGGAGGTCAACGAAGAACTGATCGCCGCTCCGCGGCGCTACATGGCCGCCGTCACCCTCGAACCCCTCCTCGATCGCTCCGACGATCAGATACCGTCAATCCCCGCAGTGACCAACTGA
- a CDS encoding HIT domain-containing protein — MDPRIDRFDRLWTPWRLEYVTDPDSSSNGCPFCLADEHGDDERVIHRGEHAFVLLNAYPYNPGHAMVIPYTHTDDYAALSHDEVTEIAALTQRTIRALKAAAGPHAFNVGMNLGTVAGAGIADHLHQHVVPRWGGDTNFMPVIGQTRVLPQLMADTYAMLKPAFDAAE; from the coding sequence CTGGACCCGCGCATCGACCGGTTCGACCGGCTCTGGACCCCGTGGCGGCTGGAGTACGTAACCGACCCCGACAGCTCCAGCAACGGCTGCCCGTTCTGCCTGGCCGACGAGCACGGCGACGACGAGCGGGTCATCCACCGGGGGGAGCACGCCTTCGTGCTGCTCAACGCCTACCCCTACAACCCCGGCCACGCCATGGTCATCCCCTACACCCACACCGATGACTACGCCGCGCTCAGCCACGACGAGGTGACGGAGATCGCCGCCCTCACCCAGCGGACCATCCGGGCGCTCAAGGCCGCCGCCGGGCCCCACGCGTTCAACGTCGGCATGAACCTGGGGACCGTCGCCGGGGCAGGGATCGCCGACCACCTCCACCAGCACGTCGTCCCCCGCTGGGGTGGTGACACCAACTTCATGCCGGTCATCGGGCAGACCCGCGTGCTGCCCCAGCTGATGGCCGACACCTACGCGATGCTCAAGCCCGCCTTCGACGCCGCCGAGTAG
- a CDS encoding aldose 1-epimerase, whose protein sequence is MSGPSLALVAGRTRVVVDPAAGGRLASWSVDGHELLLGADPSRSPIHWGCYPMVPWAGRVRDAVLTWDGAEVRLPHPFGEHALHGVGYLSAWSVVDQDVDRVRLRLDLPRSPAGEEGWPFGGVVEQEVAALEDGVALSMAVTADDRAMPVTVGWHPWFVRHLDGVEAVVRLEGGRMLERDAEGLPTHRWTSPSPEPWDDCFTDLAATPAVVWPDLGQVEVASDLEHVVVFTEHPEGVCVEPQSGPPDELNHTAPRVVDAGETFACSATLRYSAASKAGLSIA, encoded by the coding sequence GTGAGCGGCCCCTCCCTCGCCCTCGTGGCGGGCCGCACCCGGGTCGTGGTCGACCCGGCGGCCGGTGGGCGGCTGGCGTCCTGGTCGGTCGATGGACACGAGCTGCTGCTCGGGGCGGACCCGTCGCGCAGCCCGATCCACTGGGGGTGTTATCCGATGGTCCCGTGGGCCGGCCGTGTGCGCGACGCGGTCCTGACCTGGGATGGCGCGGAGGTCCGGCTGCCCCACCCCTTCGGCGAGCATGCCCTCCACGGGGTTGGCTACCTGTCGGCCTGGTCGGTGGTCGACCAGGACGTCGATCGGGTGCGGCTGCGGCTGGACCTGCCCCGCTCCCCTGCCGGTGAGGAGGGCTGGCCGTTCGGTGGTGTCGTCGAGCAGGAGGTGGCGGCGCTCGAGGACGGGGTGGCGCTGTCGATGGCGGTGACGGCCGACGACCGGGCGATGCCGGTCACGGTCGGCTGGCACCCGTGGTTCGTCCGCCACCTCGACGGGGTCGAGGCCGTCGTCCGGCTCGAAGGGGGACGAATGCTCGAGCGCGACGCCGAGGGGCTGCCGACCCACCGGTGGACCAGTCCCTCCCCCGAGCCGTGGGACGACTGCTTCACCGACCTGGCGGCCACGCCGGCGGTCGTGTGGCCCGACCTGGGCCAGGTGGAGGTGGCCAGCGACCTCGAGCACGTCGTGGTCTTCACCGAACACCCCGAGGGCGTGTGCGTGGAACCCCAGTCGGGCCCGCCGGACGAGCTGAACCACACCGCCCCCCGGGTCGTCGATGCCGGGGAGACGTTCGCCTGCAGCGCGACCCTGCGCTACTCGGCGGCGTCGAAGGCGGGCTTGAGCATCGCGTAG
- the galK gene encoding galactokinase, whose protein sequence is MTARAPGRVNLIGEHTDHTDGLALPMALDVGVAFHGEGGGDRIRVTSADAALEVDLPADGSSSPTAGWGRYVAAVAAELHACGRPPVGLTGEFSSTLPQGIGLSSSAALEVAVAVALLRAADHALPAVEVVRACRRAEHAAVGVPSGVLDQAASVLSRSGAALLLDCADLAHEDVALPEGVEVLIIDSGVTRQLEGSGYATRTRELAAALPVLDGRRPADVPPDELPGLLDALDEVPARRLRHVVTENARVRATVRAFAADDIDAVATLFEASHDSLRDDFEVTVPQTDRLVELLREHGALASRMTGGGFGGAVIGLVRAEEASDVADATLAAYRRAWPDLAARTVLTRPGAGAAEHAADVLTS, encoded by the coding sequence GTGACGGCCCGCGCTCCCGGTCGGGTCAACCTGATCGGGGAACACACCGACCACACCGACGGGCTGGCGCTGCCGATGGCCCTCGACGTCGGCGTTGCGTTCCACGGCGAGGGGGGTGGGGATCGCATCCGGGTCACGTCTGCCGACGCGGCGCTCGAGGTGGACCTGCCGGCGGACGGTTCGTCCTCGCCCACGGCGGGATGGGGCCGCTACGTCGCTGCCGTCGCGGCCGAGCTGCACGCATGCGGCCGTCCGCCGGTGGGGCTGACCGGCGAGTTCTCCTCCACGCTCCCCCAGGGGATCGGCCTGTCGTCATCGGCGGCGTTGGAGGTTGCGGTTGCGGTTGCGCTGCTTCGGGCGGCCGATCATGCCCTTCCGGCCGTGGAGGTCGTCCGCGCGTGCCGTCGGGCCGAGCACGCGGCCGTCGGTGTTCCCTCGGGCGTGCTGGACCAGGCCGCGTCGGTGCTGTCGCGATCGGGCGCTGCGCTGCTGCTGGACTGCGCCGACCTGGCCCACGAGGACGTGGCGCTGCCCGAGGGCGTGGAGGTGCTGATCATCGACTCGGGCGTCACCCGGCAGCTGGAGGGGTCCGGGTACGCCACCCGCACCCGCGAGCTGGCTGCAGCGCTGCCCGTCCTCGACGGCCGGCGACCTGCGGACGTGCCCCCCGACGAGCTGCCCGGGCTGCTGGACGCCCTGGACGAGGTCCCGGCCCGCCGGTTGCGCCACGTGGTGACGGAGAACGCGCGGGTACGGGCCACTGTCCGGGCGTTCGCGGCTGACGACATCGATGCCGTGGCGACGCTGTTCGAGGCCAGCCACGACAGCCTTCGCGACGATTTCGAGGTCACGGTGCCCCAGACCGACCGGCTGGTCGAGCTGCTGCGCGAGCACGGTGCCCTGGCCAGCCGCATGACGGGCGGCGGCTTCGGTGGCGCGGTGATCGGGTTGGTTCGAGCCGAGGAGGCCAGCGACGTGGCCGACGCCACCCTCGCGGCGTACCGGCGGGCCTGGCCGGACCTGGCTGCCCGCACCGTCCTGACCCGGCCGGGCGCCGGGGCTGCCGAACACGCAGCCGACGTCCTGACGTCGTGA
- a CDS encoding DeoR/GlpR family DNA-binding transcription regulator, which translates to MGARDVAQPDDDEPTPARIRRDRTVGLLREREFVRVADLAEAFKVSEVTVRGDLDHLEDRGLLKRVRGGAVPRPMAEPERTFEETATTAQLQKRAIAARAVDMVEPGDSIILDVGTTTTAIAHELATREDLVDVSVFTSSITIALALEAAHPRISVVVTGGTLRPKQHSLVEPLAGLILEHINARLAFIGCNGVDVTAGVTNVNLPESTVKRRMIRAAARRVIVADASKLGQVALAKVCDLDHVDLLITDDQAPEGVVADLRTTGLAVETVDVRGSLTAEGRAHR; encoded by the coding sequence ATGGGTGCACGCGACGTCGCGCAGCCCGACGACGACGAACCCACACCCGCCCGGATCCGTCGCGATCGGACCGTGGGGTTGCTGCGCGAACGCGAGTTCGTCCGGGTCGCCGACCTGGCGGAGGCGTTCAAGGTCAGCGAGGTCACCGTCCGCGGCGACCTCGACCACCTGGAGGACCGAGGCCTGCTCAAGCGCGTCAGGGGCGGTGCGGTTCCGCGTCCCATGGCCGAACCCGAGCGCACCTTCGAGGAGACCGCCACCACCGCGCAGCTGCAGAAGCGTGCGATCGCCGCCCGAGCGGTCGACATGGTCGAACCCGGTGACTCGATCATCCTCGACGTGGGGACCACCACGACGGCGATCGCCCACGAGCTCGCCACGCGGGAGGACCTGGTCGACGTCAGCGTCTTCACCTCCTCCATCACCATCGCGCTGGCGCTGGAGGCCGCCCACCCCCGCATCAGCGTGGTGGTGACCGGCGGCACCCTGCGTCCCAAGCAGCACTCGCTGGTCGAACCCCTCGCCGGCCTCATCCTCGAACACATCAACGCCCGGCTCGCCTTCATCGGCTGCAACGGCGTGGACGTCACCGCAGGGGTCACCAACGTCAACCTGCCCGAGAGCACCGTGAAACGACGGATGATCCGCGCCGCTGCCCGCCGGGTCATCGTCGCCGACGCCTCCAAGCTCGGGCAGGTCGCCCTGGCGAAGGTCTGCGACCTCGACCACGTCGACCTGCTCATCACCGACGACCAGGCCCCGGAGGGCGTGGTCGCCGATCTCCGCACAACGGGACTGGCCGTCGAGACCGTCGACGTCCGCGGGTCCCTGACCGCCGAAGGACGAGCCCACCGATGA
- a CDS encoding glycoside hydrolase family 36 protein, with translation MTATSPTAPGFTEVLDLPCDPEQALAYEHGWQSWSPAGVHRLGRTSPRPAIERWQTMAYRPETPAPATGIQGEGLIALRPHTDGPTTIVATPDPHRTMPSIRADLVDGRIVVTANGDVTVTQHVGDIPDALAAWGDTLATAKDVRLRAQAPGWCSWYCHGPGVTAADVATAVDAVTAQDLDVRVIQIDDGYQADIGDWLDRNTTAFPTPLTELTGRIADAGMEAGLWTAPFCVGADSALARAHPEWLVDGALASDAHWGQPIRVLDVTHPGAADHLHGLFATLRSWGFAYHKVDFVYAGALPGGRHGDASPLDAYGEGLRIIRDAIGEDATLLGCGAPLLPSVGRVDAMRVSPDIDPVFEPPKGDVSQPSMQGALQAGRARAWQHGRLWVNDPDCILVREEVGRREEWAGYLDTLDGLAVSSDPLDRLDPRGLELTRHLLRTSEPSPAPTWRPDPDDHDADRLVGEPDGAVTA, from the coding sequence ATGACCGCGACATCTCCCACGGCCCCCGGATTCACGGAGGTCCTGGACCTCCCCTGCGACCCGGAGCAGGCCCTGGCCTACGAGCACGGCTGGCAGTCGTGGAGCCCCGCCGGCGTCCACCGGCTCGGCCGCACCAGCCCGCGGCCAGCGATCGAGCGCTGGCAGACCATGGCCTATCGCCCCGAGACCCCCGCCCCGGCGACGGGGATCCAGGGGGAGGGGCTGATCGCCCTCCGTCCACACACCGACGGGCCGACGACGATCGTGGCGACCCCGGATCCGCATCGGACGATGCCATCGATCCGTGCCGACCTGGTCGACGGTCGCATCGTCGTCACCGCCAACGGCGACGTCACGGTCACCCAGCACGTGGGCGACATCCCCGACGCGCTGGCCGCTTGGGGCGACACCCTCGCCACAGCCAAGGACGTCCGCTTGCGGGCACAGGCACCCGGGTGGTGCTCCTGGTACTGCCACGGACCCGGTGTCACCGCTGCCGACGTGGCCACGGCGGTCGACGCCGTCACCGCCCAGGACCTCGATGTCCGCGTCATCCAGATCGACGACGGCTACCAGGCCGACATCGGTGACTGGCTGGACCGCAACACCACCGCCTTCCCCACGCCCCTCACCGAGCTGACCGGCCGCATCGCCGATGCCGGCATGGAGGCCGGGCTGTGGACCGCACCCTTCTGCGTGGGCGCGGACTCCGCGCTCGCCCGTGCCCACCCGGAGTGGCTGGTCGACGGGGCGCTGGCGAGCGACGCGCACTGGGGCCAGCCCATCCGCGTCCTCGACGTCACCCATCCGGGTGCCGCCGACCACCTCCACGGACTCTTCGCGACCCTCCGGAGCTGGGGTTTCGCCTACCACAAGGTCGACTTCGTGTACGCCGGCGCCCTGCCCGGCGGACGGCACGGCGACGCCAGCCCGCTGGATGCCTACGGCGAGGGGCTGCGGATCATCCGCGACGCCATCGGTGAGGACGCCACGCTGCTCGGCTGCGGTGCCCCGCTGCTCCCGTCGGTCGGCCGCGTGGACGCCATGCGGGTCTCCCCGGACATCGACCCCGTCTTCGAGCCCCCCAAGGGCGACGTGTCACAGCCCTCGATGCAGGGAGCGCTGCAGGCCGGCCGCGCCCGCGCCTGGCAGCACGGGCGCCTGTGGGTCAACGACCCCGACTGCATCCTCGTCCGCGAGGAGGTCGGCCGCCGTGAGGAGTGGGCCGGCTACCTCGACACCCTCGACGGGCTGGCGGTCTCCAGCGATCCCCTCGACCGACTCGACCCCCGCGGCCTCGAGCTCACCCGCCACCTGCTGCGCACCAGCGAACCCAGCCCGGCGCCGACCTGGCGGCCGGACCCCGATGACCACGACGCCGACCGACTGGTGGGCGAACCCGACGGGGCGGTGACCGCGTGA